The Candidatus Margulisiibacteriota bacterium genomic interval ATGCCAACATCGAGGAATTAGTTTTGGATATATCGGAGAAGGTGGACTATAAAGAGTCTTTTTTGATTACATTAATGATAAATGGTCAGTATTTAGCAGAAATAGATGAGGTTAAGAATAAAGTGGTTAATCGGACTTCCGAGATTTATGCTAAATACTATTCTAATGATAAAAAATATGTGGGAGAACAAGCTGTGTGTTCTTTATGTATGCTGAAAAAAGATGAAGTATGGGGGTATGTGAGCCCTTACAATTTTTATGCTGTTAAGACTGAACAATCTGTTGTTTCAGGTGGATTTAATGTAAAAAATGCTTGGAAAAATTTCCCAGTATGTGAAGATTGTGCTAAAAAAATATTAAAATATAAAACCGCGATTAAGCAAAGACTTTCTTTTAACTTTTATGGATTCAATTACTTTTTAATACCAGAAGTAGTCTTAGATAAAGGTAATAATAAAGAATTTGTAGATGTTTTATTTAATGACCAATATGGGTTATTGAACTTAAGGAAATTAAAAGAGACCAATAAGTTAGAAGATGATTTGGTTGATATATTAAAAGAAACAAACAATTCAGCTAACTTTACTTTATTGTTTTATGAAGAGAATAATGCTGAATTTAAGATTGTTTTATCGATAGATGATGTGTTCCCTTCTAGATTTAACAGTATTTTTAGTGCTAGAGAATATTCAGAGAATAATTTATTGTTTAAAGATTTAACGTTTAAAGATGGGATAAAAGATTTGAAAATGAGCTTTGGAGTTATTAAACATTTTTTCCCGTCATCAAAAATAGAAGGAGATTTTTCTTCTTACTTTCTTGAAATTGTTAGGTCTATTTTTATAGTGAAAAAGGTTGATTATGACTTTGTAATTAATAGAATAATAACAAAATTAAGAAACAAATTTGTTAATGAAGAGTATCTATTCGTAGATTTATTAAATTCTATGCTTTTAATAAGATTTATGAACCATTTAAAGTTATGGAATAAAAAAGAATCAATAAAAGAAAGGGAGGTTGTCATGGACAGTAATAAGTACAATATTTTTTTAGATGAGCACAAAGAATTTTTTGATAATAATACAAAGAAGGCAATATTTTTAGAAGGAGTTCTTTGTCAATTTTTATTTAACATACAGTATTCAGAGAGGAATTCAACACCTTTCAAATCAAAGCTTAATGGATTGAAATTAGACGAGAAGTATATTAAAAAGCTTTTGCCTGAAATAATTAATAAACTAGAGGAGTATGATAAAAATTACTATAAAGATTTGGAAACTATTATTTCTAAATATATGTTGGAGTCAACATTTGATATGACTAATGATGAAATAAGTTTCTATTTTGTTATGGGAATGAATTTGGCAAAGGAATTTAGAAATGAAAAAGAAAAAAATGAGGAGGTAAACTAATATGACAGAATTAAAGAATAGATCAGAGTTATTGTTTTTATATGATATTAAAGATTGTAATCCAAATGGTGACCCGATGGATGAAAATAAGCCCAGAATTGATGAGGAGACTAGGATTAATATTGTTACTGATGTTAGATTAAAAAGAACTATTAGGGATTATATGTTCAATTATAAAGGATACAATGGGAATAACGGAAAAGATATTTTTTGTCGACAGACAGAATCAAAAAAAGAAAAAGGCGGACTAAATGATGGCAAAAGTCGTGCTGGAGATTTTGGCAAAGATAAAGTAGAAAAAGACAAGCGTATATTAACAGAATGTATTGATGTAAGACTTTTTGGTGGAGTTATCCCTTTAGATAAAGATTCAATAACATATACTGGTCCTGTACAATTTAAGATGGGACGGTCTTTGCATCAAGTTGACTTAGTTCATATAAAGGGAACAGGAGCTTTTGCTTCTCAAGAAGGAAAACATCAACAGGCATTTAGAGAGGAATATGTTTTGCCTTATTCTTTAATTGCTTTTTATGGTGTTATTAACGAAAATGCAGCAAAACATACGGGGCTTAGCGAAGAGGACACAGAAGAGTTATTGGAAGCCATGTGGAAAGGAACCAAGAATTTGCTTTCTCGTTCTAAAATGGGTCATAGTCCTAGACTGTTAGTAAGAGTTGTTTATAAAAAAGATAATTTTTTTATTGGGGAGTTAGATAAGTTGATTCGTTTAGATGCTCAATTATCTGATGAAAAATTACGAGATATTTCAGAAGTCAAAATTGATTTGCAAAATTTTTCTGATAAAGTCGTAAAAAATAAAGACAAAATCGAGAAAGTTATTGTTATAAAGGATGATAGATGCGTATTAAGTAACATTGATACTATAAAATCCTTAATAGAATACAAGAATTTTTAAAAGGAGTTAATGTGAATAATATTTTAATTTTTGATATTTGGGCTGATTATGCTCATATTAAAAAGATATTTACAACAATGTCACCTTTATCTTTTCCTTTTCCAGGTAGGACAGCGATTCAAGGTATTATTGGTGCAATTATTGGGGTGGATAAGAGTTTGAATCCAGAAAAGTTTATTGATGAGGATGTTTTGATTGGGTTAAGTTTATTATCTTCGATAAAAAAGGTTGTTATTCCTCATAATAATCTTAAGGTAACGTCCAAAATACATTTTAGTCACTATGAAGATCATAAACCTCAAAATGTAGAGTTTATTAAAGATCCTAAGTATAGAATCTATTTTGCTTGTAAGGATAAAAACGTGTATGAGGAGTTAAAAGTAAAACTAGAGAGTCATACATCAGTTTATACAATATCGCTTGGAATATCACAGACATTAGCTAATTATGAATATATTGGGGAGTATGGTTGTTTACAAAAAACATCGACAAACGAATTTTGTTTAATTAATAGTGTTTGTGATAAATCATCTGTTTTAGACATTGAATTTGGTGAATTAAAGATATTTACAGTGATTTTGCCAAATAGGATGAAGAATGATCGCGAAGTTATTGAGTATAAGGAGTTTATTTATGAATCAGACGGAAATCCTATAAAGATAAAAACAAATAAATATTATGAAGTAAGTAATGGTGAAAATATTATATTCTTATAAGCTTAGATCTCATCCAGATAAATTATTAAAAGACCATTTGGTGAATGTTCATGATATTGGGCTTAAAAAATATAAGCAATCTAGTTTAAATATTATTTCTGAAGATGTATTAAAAGCTATTTTATTGTTTCATGACTTTGGGAAATCTACTATTTATTTTCAAGATAAGATACAGGGGAAATCGATCCATAATGAAGTTCTGATGAGGCACAGTGAGGTGTCTGCATTGTTTTGCTTATATTATTTGTTGCAGAATGGTGCTGATGAACATGACGCTCTTTTAGCGTATTTAGCAATAAAAAAACATCACGGTAGTTTTGAGAATTTAACTGAGATGCTTAGTGTTTCTGAAGACATAGACGATCGTTTAGAAAGAATTGTTAGTAATATTAATTATGATGAAATTAAGGAAATTTATAATCCATATTTTAATAATTCAATTATTGATAAAAAATTATTTGTTGAATGGAATCAGGAATTTAGGTTAAGTAAGTTAAGAAGAAATCTTGAGAAGAAATTAATTGGATATAATCTAGTGTTTTATAATAAATTAAACCTGTATTTTTCTTTACTGGTATATGCAGATAAACAAGATTGTATTTTTAATAGAGAATTGTTAGGAGACAACGAAACTTACCTAAATTATCTTTGTGTCGATGAATTCAAAAAGAGAGTTTTTAAAGATTCATCAGATATAGACAAGATAAGGGATGATGCTTATAAAGAGGTTGAAAATAATTTAGATGTTACCACTAGAATTATGTCGATTAATCTTCCTACAGGGATTGGCAAAACGCTTACGGCATTTAATGCTGCGTTGAAATTGCTAAAAATGGATTGTAGTTTAAAGAAAATTATTTATTGTTTGCCTTTTACCTCTGTAATAGATCAAAATTCCAGTGTTTTTGAAAAAGTATTACAAACAGACGATCCAAGCATTATTACAACTCAACATCATTTGACAGAAATTAATACAAAAAAATATGAAAAAAGTAATAGTTACGAGGTAACAGATAATCAAGCAGAGTTTTTGATAGAAACATGGCATAGCAACATTATAATAACAACTTTTTACCAATTACTTCATACAATGCTTTCAGGTCTTAACCGGCAACTTAAAAAGTACAATAATCTTGCAAATTCCATTATTATTTTGGATGAAGTTCAATCAATTCCAAGAAAGTATTGGGATTTAGTAAGGCGGGTATTTACAGAGACAGCGGATCTATTAAACATGAAGATTATTCTCGTGACCGCAACAATGCCTTTAATTTTTTCTGAAGATAATAAAGAAATAAAAGAATTAGCCATATCAAAACATAGATTTTTTAAGTCATTGAACCGTATAGTCCTTGATGTTTCGAGCATAACAGAAAAAATTAAAATAGAAGATTTTTGTAAAGAAATTATTTCTGAAATTGAGCACTCAGACAAGAGTTACCTGTTTATTTTAAATACAGTGAATAGTTCTTTGGTTGTGTATAATTTTTTGAAGGATTTTGATTTAAATCCTTTGTACTTATCGTCAAACGTTATCCCAGATGAGAGGCTAAATAGAATAAATCAAATAAGGCATAATACTAAAAGGCAAATTGTTGTATCAACACAAGTTGTAGAGGCTGGTGTAGATATTGATTTTGATGTTGTTTATCGAGATATTGCTCCTCTTGATTCTATTTTTCAGGCATGCGGAAGATGTAATAGAAATGGTAAGTTAGAAAAGGGTTATGTGCGTATTGTTGAATTAGTATCCGATACTGGAAATAGTTATGCAAAATATGTTTATGATTTAGTTTCATTAAATAAAACAAAAGATATTTTAGTAAACAAAAAGCAGATAGAAGAGAAAGATTTTTTTGAGCTTTCACATGAGTATTATAAAGAGATGAAAAGCATAGCAGAGACCTCAACAAGCTTAGAAATATATAATAGTATGTCTCTATTAAAGTATACAGATGCTTTTTGTGGTAAGGATGGATTTGAGTTAATAAAGCAAGAATATAAGACGGTACCTGTATTTATTCAGGTTAATTCTGTGTCACAGGAGTTATTAACTGAATATTATTTATTGTTAAAATGCTTGTCAGCTAATAACAATAGCTTTGAGAACAAGGTGAAAATTAAAAATCATTTTATCAAAATGCAGAAGTATATGCTAAGCATACCTCTTAGGTATTTGCCTGACTATAAAGATGAAAATTTTATCATTATTAATTCAAGTCAAATCCCTAATCAGTACAACTTGGAAACTGGTTTTGTTCGTTCACCAAGGATGGAAGATTATTTTATTTAATAAAACTAAGGTAAGAGGAGTAAATAAATGAATAAAGGTAAAATTTATATTTTTAAGATTTCTTTAAAAAACAGTGACCCGTTAATTTGGAGGCGAGTGAAAGTGCCCAGTTATTTTACGTTAGGTGATTTTCATGAGGTTATTCAAATTGTAATGCCTTGGGCTGATTGTCATATGCATGTCTTTAAGGTTAAAGGAAAAACATATACTAATTTAGAATATGAGTCAATGGAGAATGATCTTGATGAGGATTTATTTGAGCTGGTTGATATCTTGAAAGAAGGTGATACCTTTGACTATATTTATGATTTTGGCGATGGATGGAGACACAATGTTAAGGTTGAAGAATTAGTATCCCCAGAGAAGAAGGAAATTTACCCAATATGTGTAGAAGGAGAATTTGCAGCACCACAGGAAAACAGTGGAGGACTACATAGCTATTACGAAAAACTTGAGATTTTAAAAAACAAAAATCATCCTGAATATGAAGAAATTTCAAGTTGGTGTGAAGCAGGACTTGATCCTGAATTTTTTGACTTGCAAGACGCTAATGACGTCTTAGATAGTTACAAATAAATGGAGCTTACAATTACTACATATGGTTCATATTTACATGTGAAAGATGGTTGTTTTGAAGTCAAAGTAGATGAGACAAAAGCTCAATTTTCAGTAAAAAAAATATCTTCTATTCACATAGCTACAAAAGCTTCTTTGTCTACAGACGCGATAAAACTTGCGTTAGACAATAATATAGATATTGTTTTTCTTGATGACTATAAAGGAGCATATGCTAGAGTTTGGTTTCCGAAAATAGGCTCAACAGTCAAAATCAGAAGAAGACAATTGGAAATAAGTGATAAGAAAGAAGGTTTCGATTTATCAAAAGAGTGGATGTTAATAAAAATTGATAATCAAGTGTCTTTTTTGAGGGAACTAGGTTATAAGAGACCTGCAAAGGAGTTATATTTCAAAGACAGTATTGCGTATATTTTGGAGTTACGTAAAAGCATAGATTTGTTGATTTTTGATGAGAACATTATACCTTCAATAATGGGATATGAGGGAAACATCAGTAAGAAGTATTTTGAGGTTCTAAGTATGATTATGCCTAAAGGATTCGAGTTCAATGGTAGAAGCAGACAGCCTGCATTGGATAAATTTAATTGTATGCTTAATTATAGTTATAGTGTTATTTATTCTATGGTGGAGAAAGCATGTATCATTGCTGGACTTGATCCTTATATAGGATTTGTTCATGCAGATAATTATAACAAAAAGTCATTAGTATTTGATATTATTGAGTTGTTTAGGGTATATGCAGACATTCCTGTGACTCATTTATGTACTTGCAAAAGAATGAATGTGGATTGTTTTGAGCAATTAGATGGAGGAGGCGTGATTTTAAATAAGCAAGGGAAAAAAGAATTGCTGGTGCAGTTTTATAATCATCTTGATGAAAAAATTAGACATCGGAATAGACAGGTCTCTAGGAAAACAGCTATTCAGCTGGAATGTCACCATGTCGCTCAGACAATATTAAATGGATGAGCATACAATTATGTTGACTTGGTTTATTTATGATGTTACCTCGAATAAAGTTAGAAATAAGATAATTAAGGATGCCAAGGGTTACGGTTTTTATCGAGTGCAGAAATCTGTTTTTTTAGGCGAAGCAGACAAATCAGACGTTGACGCCTTAAAAGAGTATTGTTCGGAAATAATTGATCATTCAACTGACTCTGTTTATGTTTTTCCAGTTTGTGAAGAGTGTTTTTCAAAAGCAAGATTTGTAGGTCAGGCTTTTAATAAAGAATTAGTTTGTGATGAATTAAAAAGTTTTATCATATGAATTCAGTTACCATAACACCCTCAGATGTTTTAGAATATAATTTTTGTCCAAGGTTTATATATTATATGTATTGTCTAGGTATTTCTCAACACGAAGGCGAAAGGTATAAGGTTGTCAAAGGAAGAGAAGTCCATGATTACAAAAGCACAGTTAATAAAGGATATTTACGGAAAAAGTTAGAGGTAATAGATAAAAAGATAAATGTATACATTAAATCTGAAAAACTAAGGCTAAGAGGTGAGGTGGATGAGATTTTATTTTTAAAAGATGAAACAGCTGTGATTCTTGACTATAAGTATGCAGAGTACAAAGAAAAACTTTTTACTACTTATAAAACACAAATTGTTCAATATGCTTTACTTGTTCAGGAAAAATATGATGTATTTGTTAATAAAGGTTATATATGTTTTACAAGAAGCGATAATTATTTGCATGAGGTTGACATTTTGCTTCAAGATAAACAAAAAGCGCTGGATGTAATTGATGAGATATTTGATATAATAGTAAATGAAACGTATCCAAAAGCTACGACTAGTAAAGCGAAGTGTCTGGATTGCTGTTATAGAAATATTTGTGTAAAATAATTTTATTAAGTAAATAATAGCGATTGTTTGGCTTGCAGATGAATTTTGTTTGCGGAGATTGATAAAAGGTTAAGTGAAATCTACAAAAATCCGTCACAGTTTTTGTTAGATAAGTATCTTGAAAATTTAATTAAAGCATTATATTTGTTACTAAGTTTGGAGTTATAGGATTTCAGACCACATATCCAATAAAATAAGGATTGAAACAAGACAAAGCAAGTAAAATTGATACAACGTTATTCAATTTCAGACCACATATCCAATAAAATAAGGATTGAAACATGTTAGTAGAGCGGTTTTTAAATAAACATCATGCAATTTCAGACCACATATCCAATAAAATAAGGATTGAAACTTCGTTAGGTTCACTGTTTGAGTTTGCCCGCTAAAATATTTCAGACCACATATCCAATAAAATAAGGATTGAAACCGATTTTATAAACTGTTCCCTTTCACCTGTTGTTGTATTTCAGACCACATATCCAATAAAATAAGGATTGAAACTATGTTCCGATTACCCAGTTATTCGTCTCCATGTCTATTTCAGACCACATATCCAATAAAATAAGGATTGAAACAGTAAATTTTTAGCGAATTCAACACCCTGCAGAAATAATTTCAGACCACATATCCAATAAAATAAGGATTGAAACAAATTAATAAATGGGGAGTAACTGTTTACAATGGAATTTCAGACCACATATCCAATAAAATAAGGATTGAAACATACTCTATCTCTTCATAAACAATATAAACTCATTCTATTTCAGACCACATATCCAATAAAATAAGGATTGAAACTGTTCGGTAAGTTTTATGGCTGGCACAGTGTGGCAGATTTCAGACCACATATCCAATAAAATAAGGATTGAAACAATTGCGTATGATGAGATGTTGTAGGATAGCTGATAAATTTCAGACCACATATCCAATAAAATAAGGATTGAAACGAGCATGGGACAAAGAAAGTAAACAGATGTTTCCAGATTTCAGACCACATATCCAATAAAATAAGGATTGAAACCGTCTTAGACCTAGCGGGTTGTATTACAACTTCACTTAATGTAAACTTAACGAATCTAAAAACTATCCACAAAAACAAAGCTTAAATATAAATCAACGATGAAACCTTATTAAATAAGAAATTTAAAGAGTTCCCTTTTAGTATAGTCTATAGCTAGTCACACTAACAACAACTCACCCAACGTATATAGAAAATTGAACGATTGAACAAGTGCTTGTGCTGAGCTTGTCGAAGCAAACGATTGAACGTTATAATACAACCATGTCATTTTCAGAAGAACTAAACATTAAACAAGGAGTTTTTACTTTCGCTGGTGATAGTAAACTGCCTCTGCAAAGTGGTAGAGAGTTTGGTCCTATTTGTGTGGCTTATGAAACTTATGGTGTTTTAAGTAAAGACAAATGTAATGCGATTTTGTTATTACATGCTCTTTCTGGTGATGCTCATGTTGCAGGAAAACATAATAAAGAGGACAAGAAAACTGGTTGGTGGGACGTTATGGTTGGACCAGGTAAGCCCTTTGATACCAATAAGTATTTTGTTATTTGTTCCAATGTTTTGGGTGGGTGTTCTGGAACAACAGGTCCTAGCTCGCTAGACCCGCTTACCAAAAAACCATATGCGATGACTTTTCCTGTAATAACTATAGAAGATATGGTAAATGTTCAGCATGCTTTAGTTAAGTCGCTTGGAATTGATTGTTTATACTCAATTTCTGGTGGCTCTATGGGCGGAATGCAGGCGCTAAAATGGGTTCAAATGTATCCAGAAATGATAAAGTCTGTGGTTGCGATAGCCACTACAACAAAACTTTCACCACAAGCCATAGCTTTTAATGAAGTTGGCAGACAGGCCATAATTTCTGATCCAGCCTGGAACAAAGGTGATTATTATGGAAAAAAAGAATTACCACGTAAAGGACTCAGTATAGCCAGAATGTTAGGACATATTACTTATCTTTCTGAAGAAGGCATGACTAGGAAATTCGGCAGACAGTTGAGCAGTTCACAGCAATTTCAATACGAGTTTTTAACAGAATTTCAGGTAGAAAGTTATTTGCATTATCAAGGACAACGTTTCACGGAAAGATTTGATGCTAACTCGTATATTTATTTAACTAAGGCAATTGATTATTTTGACTTATCTTCAGGTTATAATTCGTTGGAAGAAGCGCTGGCAATGGTAAAAAGTAAATTTCTTGTTTTGTCGTATTCCTCAGATTGGCTTTTCCCCACATATCAGTCTGAAGAATTAGTTAAAGCTTTAAGGAAAAACAATATTGATGTGTCATTTTGCGAAATAAATGCTGACTATGGCCATGATTCTTTTTTGTTGCAGAACGATTTACATGAGAAATTAATTCATGGCTTTTTGGAGAATGTAAAATGAAAAGAGTATTGAAAATGTTAGAAAAAAGAAAAGACTTAGAGGCGATACTTAATTATATTGAGGAAGGCTCGAGAGTTTTAGACATTGGTTGTGGTGATGGGAGTTTGCTATATACGCTTAAGAAGATCAAGAAAATACAAGCCTTTGGTTTAGAAATTGACGAAGAAAAAATTGCAGAATGCGTTAGCAAAGGCCTTAGCGTTATTCAATACGATTTAAATAAGGGGCTGCCTGATTATCAGGATAAAGCTTTTGATTTCGTTATTCTTTCCCAAACTTTACAACAAGTTGCTAGACCCGATCAGGCGATTAAAGAGGTCGTTAGAGTAGGGAAGAAAGCAATTGTCAGTGTTCCTAATTTTGGTTTTTGGAAATGTAGGTTTGACCTTTTCTTCAAAGGCAAAACGCCTGTTACCAAAGCTTTGCCACACATGTGGTATAACACTCCCAACCTTAGAGTTTTAACCATTAAGGACTTTAACGATTTCTGTCAGGAGATAGGTGTTAGGATAATAAAGACGATACCTCTTTTGTCTTCAGAAGGAGATAGCGAAAAGATCATTAGTTTGTTCTCTAATCTTAGGGCAGATTATTGTGTTTTTATGCTAGAAACAAAGTAGCGAAACCCGCGATTTTTCTTTGTTGACACTAGTTACCTTTGAAGGTAAAATTTAAAGCCGGTTTGCGGATTCGACAGTTGAATTAACTGATTAATGAACTAGTGAACAAATGAACCAATGAACAGGAGAAATTATGTACGCAATAGTTGAAGTTTCTGGTAAACAATACAAAGTAGAAAAAGGCATGAAATTATATGTCGATAGATTAGGTGAAAAAGATAAAGCCAAACTGGTTTTAGATAAAGTTCTTTTTGTTAACGATGGAAAGGTTATCAGTGTTGGTACACCTTATGTTGAAGGTTACGTTGTTAAAGCAGAAGTAATTGATCCTGAGTTTAAAGATAAAAAAGTAATTGTTTTTAAATACAAAAACAAAACTGGTTATCATAAGAAACAAGGCCACAGACAACAATATACAATACTTAATATTAAAGATATCGCTAAAGCAGACAGCAAGCCTGTTAAAGAAAAAGTAGAAGTGGTTGCTGCTGATGTAGCTCCAGTAGTTAAGAAGCCAGCAGTGAAAAAAACAGTGAAAGCTTCTGCTCCTGTAGAAAAGAAACCAGTTAAAAAGACAACTGCAAAAAAAGCAGAGTAAATAATAGGGAGATATAGATATGGCTCATAAAAAAGGTAAGGGAAGTTCAAGTAACGGAAGAGACAGCAATCCTAAATACTTAGGTGTTAAAAAATTTGGCGGAGAACAAGTAGTTGCAGGTAATATCATACTAAGGCAGAGAGGCACCAAGTTCAAACCAGGGAAGAATGTAGGGCTAGGTAGAGACTACACTATATTCTCGTTAATAGCAGGAACAGTCAAATTCGAAACAGGAAAAGGTAATATCAAGAAAGTCAGCGTAGAAGCAGTAGCCTAATATAGTATTTAGTTTTGTTATATAATAAAAAGCGGACTTATTATGTCCGCTTTTTTTATGGCCCCAAAAATCTTCAAGGGGGCTTGTTAAAAGTTTTTTTGTTGCAAAGTCCCCTTTAGGCGATGTACTGAGCTCGTCGAAGTGGGATTTAGGGGCTAGGGAGAATAAATGTTTATAGATGTAGCTGATATTTTGGTTAAAGCTGGTAACGGTGGTAAGGGTTGCGTTAGCTTTAGACGAGAAAAATATATTCCAAGAGGAGGTCCTGACGGCGGAGATGGGTCTAAGGGTGGAGATATTGTCGTAGTTGCGGATGCTCACTTGAAGAGCCTGATGGATTATCAATATAAAAAAGTTTATAAAGCTCAAAATGGTGGAGCTGGAGAAGGACGAGACCGTTATGGGAAAAAGGGTGAGGATATTACCCTTAAATTTCCAGTGGGCACAACTATTTCCAATAAAGAAACAGGAGAAACAATCGTTGATTTAATAGAAGACAAACAAGAGTTCGTCATTTTAAGAGGAGGTATTGGTGGTAAGGGCAATGCTAGATTTGCTAATTCTGTAAATCAAACTCCTTATTATGCTCAGCCAGGTTTGCCGGGTGAAGAAATGAAAATTCATTTGGAATTAAAATTAATCGCAGACGTTGGCATTATTGGGTTGCCAAACATAGGAAAGTCTTCTTTGATTTCGAGGGTTACAAACGCTAGACCGAAGATTGCTGATTATGAGTTCACAACATTGGTTCCTAATTTAGGTGTGGTAAATTATAAGAATGATAA includes:
- the metW gene encoding methionine biosynthesis protein MetW; the encoded protein is MKRVLKMLEKRKDLEAILNYIEEGSRVLDIGCGDGSLLYTLKKIKKIQAFGLEIDEEKIAECVSKGLSVIQYDLNKGLPDYQDKAFDFVILSQTLQQVARPDQAIKEVVRVGKKAIVSVPNFGFWKCRFDLFFKGKTPVTKALPHMWYNTPNLRVLTIKDFNDFCQEIGVRIIKTIPLLSSEGDSEKIISLFSNLRADYCVFMLETK
- the rplU gene encoding 50S ribosomal protein L21; its protein translation is MYAIVEVSGKQYKVEKGMKLYVDRLGEKDKAKLVLDKVLFVNDGKVISVGTPYVEGYVVKAEVIDPEFKDKKVIVFKYKNKTGYHKKQGHRQQYTILNIKDIAKADSKPVKEKVEVVAADVAPVVKKPAVKKTVKASAPVEKKPVKKTTAKKAE
- the obgE gene encoding GTPase ObgE, producing MFIDVADILVKAGNGGKGCVSFRREKYIPRGGPDGGDGSKGGDIVVVADAHLKSLMDYQYKKVYKAQNGGAGEGRDRYGKKGEDITLKFPVGTTISNKETGETIVDLIEDKQEFVILRGGIGGKGNARFANSVNQTPYYAQPGLPGEEMKIHLELKLIADVGIIGLPNIGKSSLISRVTNARPKIADYEFTTLVPNLGVVNYKNDKQFVIADVPGIIENAHLGQGLGHQFLRHVERTRVLIHLLDVSDFKQMEPKKAYDVLNNELSLYNKDILEKKQLVVFNKIDVLHDRSILQEYSQEFDTKVFFISAVTGEGIEELMTELVTYL
- a CDS encoding homoserine O-acetyltransferase — protein: MSFSEELNIKQGVFTFAGDSKLPLQSGREFGPICVAYETYGVLSKDKCNAILLLHALSGDAHVAGKHNKEDKKTGWWDVMVGPGKPFDTNKYFVICSNVLGGCSGTTGPSSLDPLTKKPYAMTFPVITIEDMVNVQHALVKSLGIDCLYSISGGSMGGMQALKWVQMYPEMIKSVVAIATTTKLSPQAIAFNEVGRQAIISDPAWNKGDYYGKKELPRKGLSIARMLGHITYLSEEGMTRKFGRQLSSSQQFQYEFLTEFQVESYLHYQGQRFTERFDANSYIYLTKAIDYFDLSSGYNSLEEALAMVKSKFLVLSYSSDWLFPTYQSEELVKALRKNNIDVSFCEINADYGHDSFLLQNDLHEKLIHGFLENVK
- the rpmA gene encoding 50S ribosomal protein L27, with product MAHKKGKGSSSNGRDSNPKYLGVKKFGGEQVVAGNIILRQRGTKFKPGKNVGLGRDYTIFSLIAGTVKFETGKGNIKKVSVEAVA